The Hymenobacter sp. DG01 sequence CCACGATATGCAGTATGTGCTGTCGGTGGTGGTAGCGCTACCTCTGGCGGTACTATTGGGCGTGGCGGCGTGGCAGGGCTGGAAGGCGCTGTTGAGCTGGTTTTAGCGCTGAGGGTTTCGCGGATACGGCTGGCAGTCCGTGCCAGCACCGGGTAGCACCTCACATTCTCGGGCCAGTTCCCGACTATATTGGGTATTTGTCTGGCCGGCCAATAACATCTAAAAAATAGAACAACAGATAATTACCTACCCAGTAGTATATATATAATGCCATATGCCAAGAAAATTTATAAAAAAAGTATTGACGAGCTAGATCCGTTTTCTATTTTGACTGCGTAATGGTACTGTATGAAGGAAACTTTTACTCAACTACCTGTGTTCACCCGCTTTTCTTTGCTCACCCGGCAGCAGCGCGCGTGGGTAGCCCTGTATTCCTTGAGCGCGGGCTGCGCTAACCGCGCCGAGATATTGGAGCAAAACGAGGTGACGGAAGCCGACCTCGCCGAGTTTATTGACAGCTGGCTGCGCCTGCGCAGCCGTACCGCAATGCGCAGCTACTGAGCAAGAAAGAATTTGGACAGCTGATCAGGAAAAAAGTATAGGGCGGCTGAAAAATCCAATTAGGTGGAGTATGCGTATAGCGTAGCATGTCCCCCGGAGCGCTAACCTATTCTGCTACCAGTACCACTATCCCCGCTTTAAGCCGTCGGCAACGCGCCTGGATTGCCCTTTACTCCCTGGATGCCGGTCACCGCGACCGGGCAGCCGTGCTGCGGCAAAACAATATTACGGAAGCTGACCTGGCCGAATTCGAGGAAAGCTGGCTGCAGATGCGCTGCCGCTTGGATCAGTAGTTTCAGGGTCAGCCGTCAGAGGGCCGGTTACCGGGCCAGGGCCTCTGCCTCGCGCAGCCGAACCAGCAGCGGGTGGTGCTCAGACGCAAAGACAACCTCTTCTACCTGCTGCACCGCTCGGATACCCGCCACGTTGGCCGTGAATACGGCCTCGGCCGCTAATAGCTCCTTCGGCTCAAACAAACCTTCCTGCCAGGTAATATGAAGCTGCCGGGCTACCTCCCGTAGGTGGCCTAGCCGGGTGCCTAGTACGCACCCCGTGCTGAGGGCCGGACAGTAAATCGTACCATTCCAAATCCAGACTACGGCGGCGGCTACGGCCTCGGCTACGTGGCCCGCTCCGGAGAGCAGCAGTATTTCATCCAGATTGCGCTGCTCTCGTTCCCGGGCCGCCAGCACGTAGGTTAGGGCGTTGGGGCCTTTGCAAAAAGAGACGGGCGAGGCGGCCACGCGCACCGTATGGGCAAACGCCGCCTGGCCAACCGGCGCATTGTGCTCGGTAAAGGGTTGCAGAGTAACCAGCCAGTCGGGCTGCGGGGTAGTGGGCGCGTACAGGCCGCCGCCGCCGCGCCACAGCTGCAGCCGCACCCGGGCCGCCGCGGTGGCATATTCGGCATGCTGCCGCACCAGGCGCTCGATGGTAGAGGCCAGCGCCTGCGCAGAGGCCAGCTCCGGCGGCAGGGCAAAACCCAGGGCCGCCGCCGCTGCTTGTAGCCGCTGCCAGTGGTAGGGCAGGTAGCGCAGCGTACCCCGGGCCCAGACCATAGTTTCAAAAAAGCCGTCGTTGAAGTACAGCCCCCGGTTAGGAAGCGGCAGCGCAAAGTGGTCGTCGGGGTGAAGCTGGCCGTTGTAGAGAAGCACAGGGGTAGGATAGGAGGGCACGGCGGCCAGGCCTTGGAGCCTGGAACGCGAACAAGTTAGAGCAGCGCGAACCGCTTGCCCGGCAGGGCCTTGATAACGGCCCGGAACTCCAGGCCCAGCAGCAGGGAGGCCGCCGTATGAATGGGCAGCTGGGCCTTCCAGGCCAGGGTATCGAGGTGTTCTTCGCGGCCGGTGGCAGTTTGCAGCACCGCCACCAGCTGAAACTCCTCCGTGGTGAAGTCGGCGGGGTCGTAGGGGGTAGGGCCCTTGAATTTGCCCTGCAGGTGCAGCGCCGCGTCCCAGTTCAGCAGCTGCTCCAGGTCTTTGGGCTCGGAGTACAGCGCGGCCTTATTTGCTTTGATCAGCTCATGGCAGCCTTCGGAGGCCGGGGAGCCCAGGGGGCCCGGCACGGCCAGCACGTCACGGTTGTAGCCCTGGGCCAAATCGGCGGTTATCAGGGCGCCGCCCTTCCTTGCGGCTTCCACTACCACCGTGCCATCAGAGAGGCCGGCAATAATTCTATTCCTCGCGGGGAAGTTATATTTATCGGGCTGGGTGCCGAAGGGAAACTCCGTGAGCAGGCCACCCTGCGTGAGCATCTTCTCGGCGGTTTTGCGGTGGGCCGGGGGGTAGAGCTTGTCCAGGCCCGTAGCCATGACCCCGATGGTTTCCAGCCCTTCCTGCAAGGCGGCGCGGTGGGCGGCAATGTCAATACCGTAGGCCAGGCCGCTGATGATAAGGGGCTGGTGGGAGGCAATGCCTTTTACCAGCTTCTCGGTTTGTTCCCGGCCGTAGTCGGTGGCCTGGCGGGTGCCTACCAGGGCCACGGTTTTGGGGTGATTCAGGTCGGCGGTACCCTGGTAGTAAAGCAGAGTAGGCGCGTCGGGCAGCTGCTTGAGCCGCGCCGGAAACTGCTTGCTGGTGTAAAACAGAATCTGCACGCCATCCTTCTCCGCTTTGCGCAAAGCGGCTTCGGCTTGGTTCAGGGCAGCGGTGCGCTCAGCCCCGGTCAGGATGGCGACGGTAGCGGGGCCTACCCCCGGAATCTTGCGCAACTTACCCGGCGGCAGGTGCAGCACGTTCTTGGCCGAGCCTCCGTAGCTCATCAGCTGCCTCGTCAGCTGCGGCCCGATGTTGGGGAATAAGGTAAGCGCGACTTCGTGGAGGAGGGTGTCGTCGAACATTAACTATATATTAAGTATATAAAATAGACTTCTAGTGCCAGCAGTGGAATAACGCCAGCTACTAGTCCTTTGAAACGATATGGTGAGCAACGGCTCCTCTGCTTAGCGCAAACCCATAATCCGATTAGAATGAGTATGGCCAAATAAAACGTAACCCATCTGCCGTAAATAACATCCGTTTCAACGGAACCAGGATGTTGATGAATGGCACCTAGTAAGCCGGCTAAGATGACTAAGAAAGCATCTGTTAGAACAGTAAACAGAAAGACGGTCAGCCCGACGCCTTGTGTATCACGGGGTGTATTCGCAGCATTAGAGCTGATCGGAATTTCCATTAACCCTGCGCCTTCCCAATAGCGTCCAGCTCCTTTTTCATCGTCACCATAAACTTGCGGACCCGCTCCAGGCTCTGAATCACGTCGATTTTTTCCTTGAGCTGGGGGCCTTTCTGCTTGAGCATGTCGCGGGCGCCGGGAATGGTGTAGCCGCGCTCCTTTACCAAGTGATAGATGGTGCGGAACGTGTCGATGTCCTGGGGCGTGTAGAGGCGGTTGCCCTTCTTGCTTTTGCGCGGGCGCAGCTCCTCAAACTCCGTTTCCCAGAACCGAATCAGGGAAGGCGCCACGTTGAACTGAGCCGCTACCTCGCCAATGGTGAAATACTGTTTTTCGATGT is a genomic window containing:
- the dprA gene encoding DNA-processing protein DprA, with the protein product MFDDTLLHEVALTLFPNIGPQLTRQLMSYGGSAKNVLHLPPGKLRKIPGVGPATVAILTGAERTAALNQAEAALRKAEKDGVQILFYTSKQFPARLKQLPDAPTLLYYQGTADLNHPKTVALVGTRQATDYGREQTEKLVKGIASHQPLIISGLAYGIDIAAHRAALQEGLETIGVMATGLDKLYPPAHRKTAEKMLTQGGLLTEFPFGTQPDKYNFPARNRIIAGLSDGTVVVEAARKGGALITADLAQGYNRDVLAVPGPLGSPASEGCHELIKANKAALYSEPKDLEQLLNWDAALHLQGKFKGPTPYDPADFTTEEFQLVAVLQTATGREEHLDTLAWKAQLPIHTAASLLLGLEFRAVIKALPGKRFALL
- a CDS encoding MerR family transcriptional regulator; amino-acid sequence: MPYKERDIEKQYFTIGEVAAQFNVAPSLIRFWETEFEELRPRKSKKGNRLYTPQDIDTFRTIYHLVKERGYTIPGARDMLKQKGPQLKEKIDVIQSLERVRKFMVTMKKELDAIGKAQG
- a CDS encoding aminotransferase class IV — encoded protein: MLLYNGQLHPDDHFALPLPNRGLYFNDGFFETMVWARGTLRYLPYHWQRLQAAAAALGFALPPELASAQALASTIERLVRQHAEYATAAARVRLQLWRGGGGLYAPTTPQPDWLVTLQPFTEHNAPVGQAAFAHTVRVAASPVSFCKGPNALTYVLAAREREQRNLDEILLLSGAGHVAEAVAAAVVWIWNGTIYCPALSTGCVLGTRLGHLREVARQLHITWQEGLFEPKELLAAEAVFTANVAGIRAVQQVEEVVFASEHHPLLVRLREAEALAR